In Manis javanica isolate T298 mitochondrion, complete genome, the genomic stretch ATACTCTCCCTATTCGTAATAATCACCATTACAATCCTAACTAACCACTTCACACTAGCCAACATAGCACCCATCATCCTCCTCGTACTAGCAGCATGCGAGGCTGCCCTAGGCCTCTCTCTACTAGTACTTGTATCTAACACATACGGCACGGACTACGTACAAAACCTAAACCTGCTACAATGCTAAAACTAATTGTCCCCACAGCCATACTAATTCCCCTAACATGACTATCGAACAAAAACATAGTGTGAATCAACGTAACATCACACAGCATGCTAATCAGCCTAACATCTC encodes the following:
- the ND4L gene encoding NADH dehydrogenase subunit 4L, whose amino-acid sequence is MSLIYINTTLAFTISLMGMLMYRSHLMSSLLCLEGMMLSLFVMITITILTNHFTLANMAPIILLVLAACEAALGLSLLVLVSNTYGTDYVQNLNLLQC